Proteins from one Eubalaena glacialis isolate mEubGla1 chromosome 8, mEubGla1.1.hap2.+ XY, whole genome shotgun sequence genomic window:
- the ZNF467 gene encoding zinc finger protein 467 isoform X4: MRETFEALRSLGLSVGQPEMAPQSEPGEESHNAQEQMSPPREERALGKCSGEEWMLRKVKVEEEARQAEEEVEWPQRLSLLPSPFPAPDLGPLAAAYKLEPGAPGPLGGLALAGWVPTSEKPYGCGECERRFRDQLTLRLHQRLHRGEGPCACPDCGRSFTQRAHMLLHERSHRGERPFPCSECGKRFSKKAHLTRHLRTHTGERPYPCAECGKRFSQKIHLGSHQKTHTGERPFPCPECEKRFRKKTHLIRHQRIHTGERPYQCAQCARSFTHKQHLVRHQRVHEAAGRAPSSPDAPFSPTSPAPSPTPSPPGPKPFSCSDCGLSFGWKNHLAMHQRLHRGEGRPFGCDECALGATVDPAAATEPLACAPPGAPASQRSFLCPDCGRAFAHGQHLARHRRVHTGERPFACAQCGRRFGSRPNLVAHSRAHSGARPFACAQCGRRFSRKSHLGRHQAVHTGSRPHACAVCARSFSSKTNLVRHQAVHTGSRPFSCPQCGKSFSRKTHLARHQRIHGGAAAHPTSESDLLAPAWPTPTEGAASPLFF, translated from the exons ATGAGAGAGACCTTCGAGGCCCTCAGGTCCCTGG GACTCTCTGTGGGACAGCCGGAGATGGCCCCCCAAAGTGAGCCTGGGGAAGAGTCCCATAATGCCCAGGAACAGATGTCCCCTCCCCGGGAAGAGAGAGCGCTGGGCAAATGCTCAG GGGAGGAGTGGATGCTTCGGAAGgtgaaggtggaggaggaggctCGGCAGGCGGAAGAGGAGGTGGAATGGCCCCAGCGTCTGTCATTactccccagccccttccccgcACCTGACCTGGGGCCTCTGGCCGCCGCCTACAAGCTGGAGCCGGGGGCCCCAGGGCCACTGGGTGGGCTCGCGCTGGCGGGGTGGGTCCCGACCTCGGAGAAGCCCTATGGCTGCGGGGAGTGTGAGCGCCGCTTCCGGGACCAGCTGACCCTGCGGCTGCACCAGCGGCTGCACCGCGGCGAGGGCCCTTGCGCCTGCCCGGACTGCGGCCGCAGCTTCACGCAGCGCGCGCACATGCTGCTGCACGAGCGCAGCCACCGCGGCGAGCGGCCCTTCCCGTGCTCCGAGTGCGGCAAGCGCTTCAGCAAGAAGGCCCACCTGACCCGCCACCTGCGCACGCACACGGGCGAGCGGCCCTACCCGTGCGCAGAGTGCGGCAAGCGCTTCAGCCAGAAGATACACCTGGGCTCGCACCAGAAGACGCACACGGGCGAGCGGCCCTTCCCCTGCCCCGAGTGCGAGAAGCGCTTTCGCAAGAAGACGCACCTGATCCGCCACCAGCGCATCCACACGGGCGAGAGGCCGTACCAGTGCGCGCAGTGTGCGCGCAGCTTCACGCACAAGCAACACCTGGTGCGGCACCAGAGGGTCCACGAGGCGGCCGGCCGCGCCCCGTCCTCCCCCGACGCGCCCTTCTCGCCCACGTCCCCTGCCCCGTCCCCCACTCCGTCCCCTCCCGGGCCCAAGCCTTTCTCCTGCTCCGACTGCGGCCTGAGCTTCGGCTGGAAGAACCACCTCGCCATGCACCAGCGTCTGCACCGCGGCGAGGGGCGCCCTTTCGGGTGCGACGAGTGCGCACTGGGCGCCACCGTGGACCCCGCCGCTGCCACCGAGCCCTTGGCCTGCGCGCCCCCGGGCGCTCCCGCGAGCCAGCGGTCCTTCCTCTGCCCGGACTGCGGGCGCGCCTTCGCCCACGGGCAGCACCTGGCGCGGCACCGGCGGGTGCACACGGGCGAACGGCCCTTCGCCTGCGCGCAGTGCGGCCGCCGCTTCGGCTCGCGGCCCAACCTGGTGGCCCACTCCAGGGCCCACAGCGGCGCCAGGCCCTTCGCCTGCGCGCAGTGCGGCCGCCGCTTCAGCCGCAAGTCGCACCTGGGCCGCCACCAGGCGGTGCACACAGGCAGTCGGCCCCACGCCTGTGCCGTGTGCGCCCGCAGCTTCAGCTCCAAAACCAACCTGGTCCGCCACCAGGCCGTCCACACGGGTTCCCgccccttctcctgccctcagtgcGGCAAGAGCTTCAGCCGCAAGACCCACCTGGCGCGACACCAGCGCATCCACGGCGGCGCCGCCGCCCACCCGACCTCCGAATCTGACCTCTTGGCTCCCGCCTGGCCCACTCCCACCGAGGGGGCGGCATCCCCGCTCTTTTTCTGA
- the ZNF467 gene encoding zinc finger protein 467 isoform X5, whose translation MGSCPGEEWMLRKVKVEEEARQAEEEVEWPQRLSLLPSPFPAPDLGPLAAAYKLEPGAPGPLGGLALAGWVPTSEKPYGCGECERRFRDQLTLRLHQRLHRGEGPCACPDCGRSFTQRAHMLLHERSHRGERPFPCSECGKRFSKKAHLTRHLRTHTGERPYPCAECGKRFSQKIHLGSHQKTHTGERPFPCPECEKRFRKKTHLIRHQRIHTGERPYQCAQCARSFTHKQHLVRHQRVHEAAGRAPSSPDAPFSPTSPAPSPTPSPPGPKPFSCSDCGLSFGWKNHLAMHQRLHRGEGRPFGCDECALGATVDPAAATEPLACAPPGAPASQRSFLCPDCGRAFAHGQHLARHRRVHTGERPFACAQCGRRFGSRPNLVAHSRAHSGARPFACAQCGRRFSRKSHLGRHQAVHTGSRPHACAVCARSFSSKTNLVRHQAVHTGSRPFSCPQCGKSFSRKTHLARHQRIHGGAAAHPTSESDLLAPAWPTPTEGAASPLFF comes from the exons ATGGGCTCCTGCCCAG GGGAGGAGTGGATGCTTCGGAAGgtgaaggtggaggaggaggctCGGCAGGCGGAAGAGGAGGTGGAATGGCCCCAGCGTCTGTCATTactccccagccccttccccgcACCTGACCTGGGGCCTCTGGCCGCCGCCTACAAGCTGGAGCCGGGGGCCCCAGGGCCACTGGGTGGGCTCGCGCTGGCGGGGTGGGTCCCGACCTCGGAGAAGCCCTATGGCTGCGGGGAGTGTGAGCGCCGCTTCCGGGACCAGCTGACCCTGCGGCTGCACCAGCGGCTGCACCGCGGCGAGGGCCCTTGCGCCTGCCCGGACTGCGGCCGCAGCTTCACGCAGCGCGCGCACATGCTGCTGCACGAGCGCAGCCACCGCGGCGAGCGGCCCTTCCCGTGCTCCGAGTGCGGCAAGCGCTTCAGCAAGAAGGCCCACCTGACCCGCCACCTGCGCACGCACACGGGCGAGCGGCCCTACCCGTGCGCAGAGTGCGGCAAGCGCTTCAGCCAGAAGATACACCTGGGCTCGCACCAGAAGACGCACACGGGCGAGCGGCCCTTCCCCTGCCCCGAGTGCGAGAAGCGCTTTCGCAAGAAGACGCACCTGATCCGCCACCAGCGCATCCACACGGGCGAGAGGCCGTACCAGTGCGCGCAGTGTGCGCGCAGCTTCACGCACAAGCAACACCTGGTGCGGCACCAGAGGGTCCACGAGGCGGCCGGCCGCGCCCCGTCCTCCCCCGACGCGCCCTTCTCGCCCACGTCCCCTGCCCCGTCCCCCACTCCGTCCCCTCCCGGGCCCAAGCCTTTCTCCTGCTCCGACTGCGGCCTGAGCTTCGGCTGGAAGAACCACCTCGCCATGCACCAGCGTCTGCACCGCGGCGAGGGGCGCCCTTTCGGGTGCGACGAGTGCGCACTGGGCGCCACCGTGGACCCCGCCGCTGCCACCGAGCCCTTGGCCTGCGCGCCCCCGGGCGCTCCCGCGAGCCAGCGGTCCTTCCTCTGCCCGGACTGCGGGCGCGCCTTCGCCCACGGGCAGCACCTGGCGCGGCACCGGCGGGTGCACACGGGCGAACGGCCCTTCGCCTGCGCGCAGTGCGGCCGCCGCTTCGGCTCGCGGCCCAACCTGGTGGCCCACTCCAGGGCCCACAGCGGCGCCAGGCCCTTCGCCTGCGCGCAGTGCGGCCGCCGCTTCAGCCGCAAGTCGCACCTGGGCCGCCACCAGGCGGTGCACACAGGCAGTCGGCCCCACGCCTGTGCCGTGTGCGCCCGCAGCTTCAGCTCCAAAACCAACCTGGTCCGCCACCAGGCCGTCCACACGGGTTCCCgccccttctcctgccctcagtgcGGCAAGAGCTTCAGCCGCAAGACCCACCTGGCGCGACACCAGCGCATCCACGGCGGCGCCGCCGCCCACCCGACCTCCGAATCTGACCTCTTGGCTCCCGCCTGGCCCACTCCCACCGAGGGGGCGGCATCCCCGCTCTTTTTCTGA
- the ZNF467 gene encoding zinc finger protein 467 isoform X1 has product MRETFEALRSLGLSVGQPEMAPQSEPGEESHNAQEQMSPPREERALGKCSGREAPRPEEGAPTEQAEAPCRGGRACAPRKAEPMGSCPGEEWMLRKVKVEEEARQAEEEVEWPQRLSLLPSPFPAPDLGPLAAAYKLEPGAPGPLGGLALAGWVPTSEKPYGCGECERRFRDQLTLRLHQRLHRGEGPCACPDCGRSFTQRAHMLLHERSHRGERPFPCSECGKRFSKKAHLTRHLRTHTGERPYPCAECGKRFSQKIHLGSHQKTHTGERPFPCPECEKRFRKKTHLIRHQRIHTGERPYQCAQCARSFTHKQHLVRHQRVHEAAGRAPSSPDAPFSPTSPAPSPTPSPPGPKPFSCSDCGLSFGWKNHLAMHQRLHRGEGRPFGCDECALGATVDPAAATEPLACAPPGAPASQRSFLCPDCGRAFAHGQHLARHRRVHTGERPFACAQCGRRFGSRPNLVAHSRAHSGARPFACAQCGRRFSRKSHLGRHQAVHTGSRPHACAVCARSFSSKTNLVRHQAVHTGSRPFSCPQCGKSFSRKTHLARHQRIHGGAAAHPTSESDLLAPAWPTPTEGAASPLFF; this is encoded by the exons ATGAGAGAGACCTTCGAGGCCCTCAGGTCCCTGG GACTCTCTGTGGGACAGCCGGAGATGGCCCCCCAAAGTGAGCCTGGGGAAGAGTCCCATAATGCCCAGGAACAGATGTCCCCTCCCCGGGAAGAGAGAGCGCTGGGCAAATGCTCAG GGCGTGAGGCCCCCAGACCAGAGGAAGGTGCCCCCACTGAACAAGCTGAAGCTCCCTGCAGAGGAGGCCGGGCATGTGCACCACGGAAGGCTGAGCCCATGGGCTCCTGCCCAG GGGAGGAGTGGATGCTTCGGAAGgtgaaggtggaggaggaggctCGGCAGGCGGAAGAGGAGGTGGAATGGCCCCAGCGTCTGTCATTactccccagccccttccccgcACCTGACCTGGGGCCTCTGGCCGCCGCCTACAAGCTGGAGCCGGGGGCCCCAGGGCCACTGGGTGGGCTCGCGCTGGCGGGGTGGGTCCCGACCTCGGAGAAGCCCTATGGCTGCGGGGAGTGTGAGCGCCGCTTCCGGGACCAGCTGACCCTGCGGCTGCACCAGCGGCTGCACCGCGGCGAGGGCCCTTGCGCCTGCCCGGACTGCGGCCGCAGCTTCACGCAGCGCGCGCACATGCTGCTGCACGAGCGCAGCCACCGCGGCGAGCGGCCCTTCCCGTGCTCCGAGTGCGGCAAGCGCTTCAGCAAGAAGGCCCACCTGACCCGCCACCTGCGCACGCACACGGGCGAGCGGCCCTACCCGTGCGCAGAGTGCGGCAAGCGCTTCAGCCAGAAGATACACCTGGGCTCGCACCAGAAGACGCACACGGGCGAGCGGCCCTTCCCCTGCCCCGAGTGCGAGAAGCGCTTTCGCAAGAAGACGCACCTGATCCGCCACCAGCGCATCCACACGGGCGAGAGGCCGTACCAGTGCGCGCAGTGTGCGCGCAGCTTCACGCACAAGCAACACCTGGTGCGGCACCAGAGGGTCCACGAGGCGGCCGGCCGCGCCCCGTCCTCCCCCGACGCGCCCTTCTCGCCCACGTCCCCTGCCCCGTCCCCCACTCCGTCCCCTCCCGGGCCCAAGCCTTTCTCCTGCTCCGACTGCGGCCTGAGCTTCGGCTGGAAGAACCACCTCGCCATGCACCAGCGTCTGCACCGCGGCGAGGGGCGCCCTTTCGGGTGCGACGAGTGCGCACTGGGCGCCACCGTGGACCCCGCCGCTGCCACCGAGCCCTTGGCCTGCGCGCCCCCGGGCGCTCCCGCGAGCCAGCGGTCCTTCCTCTGCCCGGACTGCGGGCGCGCCTTCGCCCACGGGCAGCACCTGGCGCGGCACCGGCGGGTGCACACGGGCGAACGGCCCTTCGCCTGCGCGCAGTGCGGCCGCCGCTTCGGCTCGCGGCCCAACCTGGTGGCCCACTCCAGGGCCCACAGCGGCGCCAGGCCCTTCGCCTGCGCGCAGTGCGGCCGCCGCTTCAGCCGCAAGTCGCACCTGGGCCGCCACCAGGCGGTGCACACAGGCAGTCGGCCCCACGCCTGTGCCGTGTGCGCCCGCAGCTTCAGCTCCAAAACCAACCTGGTCCGCCACCAGGCCGTCCACACGGGTTCCCgccccttctcctgccctcagtgcGGCAAGAGCTTCAGCCGCAAGACCCACCTGGCGCGACACCAGCGCATCCACGGCGGCGCCGCCGCCCACCCGACCTCCGAATCTGACCTCTTGGCTCCCGCCTGGCCCACTCCCACCGAGGGGGCGGCATCCCCGCTCTTTTTCTGA
- the ZNF467 gene encoding zinc finger protein 467 isoform X2: MPRNRCPLPGKRERWANAQRQWGALSISDVCGVLEVACSLPGREAPRPEEGAPTEQAEAPCRGGRACAPRKAEPMGSCPGEEWMLRKVKVEEEARQAEEEVEWPQRLSLLPSPFPAPDLGPLAAAYKLEPGAPGPLGGLALAGWVPTSEKPYGCGECERRFRDQLTLRLHQRLHRGEGPCACPDCGRSFTQRAHMLLHERSHRGERPFPCSECGKRFSKKAHLTRHLRTHTGERPYPCAECGKRFSQKIHLGSHQKTHTGERPFPCPECEKRFRKKTHLIRHQRIHTGERPYQCAQCARSFTHKQHLVRHQRVHEAAGRAPSSPDAPFSPTSPAPSPTPSPPGPKPFSCSDCGLSFGWKNHLAMHQRLHRGEGRPFGCDECALGATVDPAAATEPLACAPPGAPASQRSFLCPDCGRAFAHGQHLARHRRVHTGERPFACAQCGRRFGSRPNLVAHSRAHSGARPFACAQCGRRFSRKSHLGRHQAVHTGSRPHACAVCARSFSSKTNLVRHQAVHTGSRPFSCPQCGKSFSRKTHLARHQRIHGGAAAHPTSESDLLAPAWPTPTEGAASPLFF; this comes from the exons ATGCCCAGGAACAGATGTCCCCTCCCCGGGAAGAGAGAGCGCTGGGCAAATGCTCAG CGCCAGTGGGGAGCTCTGTCCATCTCTGATGTCTGCGGCGTCCTTGAGGTAGCCTGTTCTCTGCCAGGGCGTGAGGCCCCCAGACCAGAGGAAGGTGCCCCCACTGAACAAGCTGAAGCTCCCTGCAGAGGAGGCCGGGCATGTGCACCACGGAAGGCTGAGCCCATGGGCTCCTGCCCAG GGGAGGAGTGGATGCTTCGGAAGgtgaaggtggaggaggaggctCGGCAGGCGGAAGAGGAGGTGGAATGGCCCCAGCGTCTGTCATTactccccagccccttccccgcACCTGACCTGGGGCCTCTGGCCGCCGCCTACAAGCTGGAGCCGGGGGCCCCAGGGCCACTGGGTGGGCTCGCGCTGGCGGGGTGGGTCCCGACCTCGGAGAAGCCCTATGGCTGCGGGGAGTGTGAGCGCCGCTTCCGGGACCAGCTGACCCTGCGGCTGCACCAGCGGCTGCACCGCGGCGAGGGCCCTTGCGCCTGCCCGGACTGCGGCCGCAGCTTCACGCAGCGCGCGCACATGCTGCTGCACGAGCGCAGCCACCGCGGCGAGCGGCCCTTCCCGTGCTCCGAGTGCGGCAAGCGCTTCAGCAAGAAGGCCCACCTGACCCGCCACCTGCGCACGCACACGGGCGAGCGGCCCTACCCGTGCGCAGAGTGCGGCAAGCGCTTCAGCCAGAAGATACACCTGGGCTCGCACCAGAAGACGCACACGGGCGAGCGGCCCTTCCCCTGCCCCGAGTGCGAGAAGCGCTTTCGCAAGAAGACGCACCTGATCCGCCACCAGCGCATCCACACGGGCGAGAGGCCGTACCAGTGCGCGCAGTGTGCGCGCAGCTTCACGCACAAGCAACACCTGGTGCGGCACCAGAGGGTCCACGAGGCGGCCGGCCGCGCCCCGTCCTCCCCCGACGCGCCCTTCTCGCCCACGTCCCCTGCCCCGTCCCCCACTCCGTCCCCTCCCGGGCCCAAGCCTTTCTCCTGCTCCGACTGCGGCCTGAGCTTCGGCTGGAAGAACCACCTCGCCATGCACCAGCGTCTGCACCGCGGCGAGGGGCGCCCTTTCGGGTGCGACGAGTGCGCACTGGGCGCCACCGTGGACCCCGCCGCTGCCACCGAGCCCTTGGCCTGCGCGCCCCCGGGCGCTCCCGCGAGCCAGCGGTCCTTCCTCTGCCCGGACTGCGGGCGCGCCTTCGCCCACGGGCAGCACCTGGCGCGGCACCGGCGGGTGCACACGGGCGAACGGCCCTTCGCCTGCGCGCAGTGCGGCCGCCGCTTCGGCTCGCGGCCCAACCTGGTGGCCCACTCCAGGGCCCACAGCGGCGCCAGGCCCTTCGCCTGCGCGCAGTGCGGCCGCCGCTTCAGCCGCAAGTCGCACCTGGGCCGCCACCAGGCGGTGCACACAGGCAGTCGGCCCCACGCCTGTGCCGTGTGCGCCCGCAGCTTCAGCTCCAAAACCAACCTGGTCCGCCACCAGGCCGTCCACACGGGTTCCCgccccttctcctgccctcagtgcGGCAAGAGCTTCAGCCGCAAGACCCACCTGGCGCGACACCAGCGCATCCACGGCGGCGCCGCCGCCCACCCGACCTCCGAATCTGACCTCTTGGCTCCCGCCTGGCCCACTCCCACCGAGGGGGCGGCATCCCCGCTCTTTTTCTGA
- the ZNF467 gene encoding zinc finger protein 467 isoform X3 — translation MAPQSEPGEESHNAQEQMSPPREERALGKCSGREAPRPEEGAPTEQAEAPCRGGRACAPRKAEPMGSCPGEEWMLRKVKVEEEARQAEEEVEWPQRLSLLPSPFPAPDLGPLAAAYKLEPGAPGPLGGLALAGWVPTSEKPYGCGECERRFRDQLTLRLHQRLHRGEGPCACPDCGRSFTQRAHMLLHERSHRGERPFPCSECGKRFSKKAHLTRHLRTHTGERPYPCAECGKRFSQKIHLGSHQKTHTGERPFPCPECEKRFRKKTHLIRHQRIHTGERPYQCAQCARSFTHKQHLVRHQRVHEAAGRAPSSPDAPFSPTSPAPSPTPSPPGPKPFSCSDCGLSFGWKNHLAMHQRLHRGEGRPFGCDECALGATVDPAAATEPLACAPPGAPASQRSFLCPDCGRAFAHGQHLARHRRVHTGERPFACAQCGRRFGSRPNLVAHSRAHSGARPFACAQCGRRFSRKSHLGRHQAVHTGSRPHACAVCARSFSSKTNLVRHQAVHTGSRPFSCPQCGKSFSRKTHLARHQRIHGGAAAHPTSESDLLAPAWPTPTEGAASPLFF, via the exons ATGGCCCCCCAAAGTGAGCCTGGGGAAGAGTCCCATAATGCCCAGGAACAGATGTCCCCTCCCCGGGAAGAGAGAGCGCTGGGCAAATGCTCAG GGCGTGAGGCCCCCAGACCAGAGGAAGGTGCCCCCACTGAACAAGCTGAAGCTCCCTGCAGAGGAGGCCGGGCATGTGCACCACGGAAGGCTGAGCCCATGGGCTCCTGCCCAG GGGAGGAGTGGATGCTTCGGAAGgtgaaggtggaggaggaggctCGGCAGGCGGAAGAGGAGGTGGAATGGCCCCAGCGTCTGTCATTactccccagccccttccccgcACCTGACCTGGGGCCTCTGGCCGCCGCCTACAAGCTGGAGCCGGGGGCCCCAGGGCCACTGGGTGGGCTCGCGCTGGCGGGGTGGGTCCCGACCTCGGAGAAGCCCTATGGCTGCGGGGAGTGTGAGCGCCGCTTCCGGGACCAGCTGACCCTGCGGCTGCACCAGCGGCTGCACCGCGGCGAGGGCCCTTGCGCCTGCCCGGACTGCGGCCGCAGCTTCACGCAGCGCGCGCACATGCTGCTGCACGAGCGCAGCCACCGCGGCGAGCGGCCCTTCCCGTGCTCCGAGTGCGGCAAGCGCTTCAGCAAGAAGGCCCACCTGACCCGCCACCTGCGCACGCACACGGGCGAGCGGCCCTACCCGTGCGCAGAGTGCGGCAAGCGCTTCAGCCAGAAGATACACCTGGGCTCGCACCAGAAGACGCACACGGGCGAGCGGCCCTTCCCCTGCCCCGAGTGCGAGAAGCGCTTTCGCAAGAAGACGCACCTGATCCGCCACCAGCGCATCCACACGGGCGAGAGGCCGTACCAGTGCGCGCAGTGTGCGCGCAGCTTCACGCACAAGCAACACCTGGTGCGGCACCAGAGGGTCCACGAGGCGGCCGGCCGCGCCCCGTCCTCCCCCGACGCGCCCTTCTCGCCCACGTCCCCTGCCCCGTCCCCCACTCCGTCCCCTCCCGGGCCCAAGCCTTTCTCCTGCTCCGACTGCGGCCTGAGCTTCGGCTGGAAGAACCACCTCGCCATGCACCAGCGTCTGCACCGCGGCGAGGGGCGCCCTTTCGGGTGCGACGAGTGCGCACTGGGCGCCACCGTGGACCCCGCCGCTGCCACCGAGCCCTTGGCCTGCGCGCCCCCGGGCGCTCCCGCGAGCCAGCGGTCCTTCCTCTGCCCGGACTGCGGGCGCGCCTTCGCCCACGGGCAGCACCTGGCGCGGCACCGGCGGGTGCACACGGGCGAACGGCCCTTCGCCTGCGCGCAGTGCGGCCGCCGCTTCGGCTCGCGGCCCAACCTGGTGGCCCACTCCAGGGCCCACAGCGGCGCCAGGCCCTTCGCCTGCGCGCAGTGCGGCCGCCGCTTCAGCCGCAAGTCGCACCTGGGCCGCCACCAGGCGGTGCACACAGGCAGTCGGCCCCACGCCTGTGCCGTGTGCGCCCGCAGCTTCAGCTCCAAAACCAACCTGGTCCGCCACCAGGCCGTCCACACGGGTTCCCgccccttctcctgccctcagtgcGGCAAGAGCTTCAGCCGCAAGACCCACCTGGCGCGACACCAGCGCATCCACGGCGGCGCCGCCGCCCACCCGACCTCCGAATCTGACCTCTTGGCTCCCGCCTGGCCCACTCCCACCGAGGGGGCGGCATCCCCGCTCTTTTTCTGA